Proteins encoded together in one Gemmatimonadaceae bacterium window:
- the rplM gene encoding 50S ribosomal protein L13, which produces MGTYSARPRDIKQEWFVVDAEGKVLGRLASEIAKIIRGKHKPIFTPHMDTGDGVIVINASKIRVTGRKAENKEYFRHTGYMGHARFTTLGTMLQKHPERVIEKAVYGMLPKTALGRQVLRGKLRVYADADHPHVAQQPKPLSFSSSE; this is translated from the coding sequence ATGGGGACTTACAGCGCCAGACCGCGCGATATCAAGCAAGAGTGGTTCGTCGTCGATGCCGAGGGGAAGGTGCTCGGCCGACTCGCGAGTGAAATCGCGAAGATCATTCGCGGAAAGCACAAACCAATCTTCACGCCGCACATGGACACGGGCGATGGCGTCATCGTCATCAACGCCTCGAAGATCCGCGTCACCGGCCGCAAAGCAGAGAACAAGGAATACTTCCGCCACACCGGCTACATGGGCCATGCGCGATTTACGACCCTCGGGACCATGCTGCAGAAGCATCCCGAGCGCGTGATCGAGAAGGCTGTGTACGGCATGCTGCCGAAGACGGCACTGGGCCGACAGGTGCTGCGAGGCAAGCTACGTGTCTACGCGGATGCGGATCATCCGCACGTCGCGCAGCAGCCCAAGCCACTCTCCTTCAGCTCGAGCGAGTAG
- the dxr gene encoding 1-deoxy-D-xylulose-5-phosphate reductoisomerase, with protein MTKRRVAILGSTGSIGTTALRVLSRQRERFEVSALTAFSNAALLREQETEFRPAFVGLVNNGAIDHGTWQCGRECLIAAATRDDVDIVLNAVVGAAGLDATLAALEHGKRVALANKETLVMAGHLVQQARERGKGELVPVDSEHSAILQCITGRSGVDVRRVILTASGGPFRHWTPEQIERATLADALQHPTWRMGRKITVDSATLANKALEVIEAHYLFGLAFEQIDVVVHPQSVVHSFVEFVDGSVLAQLGVPSMELPVLYALTHPERVPDTGVPPFDPVELSPMTFERVRAKDFPALALGVTAGRTAGAAPAVYNASNEEAVSLFLEGRIGFADIPRAIESALDALGSENGDTRDAIIAADEAARRHVRDRFRC; from the coding sequence ATGACGAAGCGACGGGTCGCGATCCTCGGATCCACCGGATCGATCGGGACGACCGCGCTGCGGGTCCTGAGCCGCCAACGTGAGCGTTTCGAGGTATCTGCCCTCACGGCGTTCAGTAACGCCGCGCTCCTCCGCGAGCAGGAGACGGAATTTCGTCCCGCGTTCGTTGGGCTCGTGAACAACGGCGCGATCGATCATGGCACGTGGCAATGCGGGCGCGAATGCCTCATCGCTGCCGCCACGCGCGACGACGTCGACATCGTTCTCAACGCCGTCGTTGGAGCGGCGGGCCTGGATGCGACGCTCGCGGCGCTCGAGCACGGCAAGCGCGTGGCGCTCGCGAACAAGGAGACCCTCGTTATGGCAGGACACCTCGTTCAGCAGGCGCGTGAGCGGGGCAAAGGCGAGCTCGTGCCCGTCGATAGCGAGCACAGTGCCATTCTGCAGTGCATCACGGGTCGTTCCGGCGTGGACGTGCGGCGCGTCATTCTCACGGCGTCAGGCGGGCCCTTCCGACACTGGACGCCCGAACAGATCGAGCGCGCGACGCTCGCGGACGCACTCCAGCATCCCACGTGGCGTATGGGACGAAAGATCACCGTTGACAGCGCTACTCTCGCGAACAAGGCCCTCGAGGTCATCGAGGCACATTATCTGTTCGGTCTCGCGTTCGAGCAGATCGATGTGGTCGTTCATCCGCAAAGCGTCGTACATTCGTTCGTCGAATTCGTGGACGGTAGCGTGCTGGCCCAACTCGGCGTACCCAGCATGGAGCTGCCAGTGCTATACGCGCTGACGCATCCCGAACGCGTGCCCGACACCGGTGTACCGCCTTTCGATCCCGTAGAGCTTTCACCGATGACCTTCGAGCGCGTTCGCGCCAAGGATTTTCCCGCGCTGGCATTGGGAGTCACCGCAGGCCGAACCGCCGGCGCCGCCCCGGCCGTATACAATGCGTCCAATGAAGAGGCCGTGTCGCTCTTTCTCGAGGGCCGCATCGGCTTCGCCGATATTCCGCGCGCAATCGAATCCGCGCTCGATGCGCTCGGCTCGGAGAACGGAGATACGCGCGACGCCATCATCGCCGCCGACGAGGCCGCGCGTCGCCACGTGAGGGACCGATTCCGATGTTAG
- a CDS encoding phosphatidate cytidylyltransferase has protein sequence MSELTRRVLVGVIAAPLGILVVFYGGAPLAALLAVLSALAAWEFFRIARATGLTPMEDVGIPLAGVVPLFVHARYLRLYELPLSGMAIAVLAILALAIFIRGANGKPLGAASSTVLGVLYTGGMLSFGYAIRYHDYVIESVPVPLGGIRVAAGGLLLLLPVLLTWASDIGAYFVGRAFGKRKLMPSVSPGKTVAGAVGGVAATVLVGWLYSRFILTPSTQLAFVRGGIFAFALLVSVAAQVGDLAESLLKREAGMKDSSHIIPGHGGVLDRFDSLLFVLPVAFVLFNALLVWAPPR, from the coding sequence GTGTCGGAGCTGACGCGGCGTGTTCTGGTCGGCGTCATCGCCGCGCCGCTGGGTATACTCGTTGTGTTTTACGGCGGCGCGCCGCTCGCTGCGCTCCTCGCTGTGCTGTCGGCGCTGGCCGCCTGGGAATTCTTCCGAATCGCGCGCGCCACTGGCCTAACGCCAATGGAGGATGTCGGCATTCCGCTCGCCGGCGTCGTACCGCTGTTCGTTCACGCGCGGTATCTGCGCCTCTACGAGCTTCCGCTCTCGGGAATGGCGATTGCCGTGCTCGCGATTCTCGCCCTCGCGATTTTCATCCGCGGCGCGAACGGCAAGCCGCTCGGTGCCGCGTCCTCCACCGTGCTCGGCGTGTTATACACGGGAGGAATGCTCAGCTTCGGGTACGCGATTCGGTATCACGATTACGTGATCGAATCCGTTCCCGTCCCGTTAGGCGGCATACGCGTCGCCGCCGGCGGCCTCTTGTTGCTGCTGCCCGTGTTGTTGACGTGGGCGTCTGACATCGGGGCGTATTTCGTGGGGCGCGCCTTCGGCAAACGGAAGCTCATGCCCTCGGTGAGTCCCGGCAAGACGGTCGCCGGTGCCGTCGGGGGAGTGGCCGCGACGGTCCTCGTCGGTTGGCTCTACAGCCGTTTCATCTTGACGCCGTCGACGCAGCTCGCCTTCGTGCGTGGGGGGATTTTCGCCTTTGCGTTGCTGGTGAGCGTCGCGGCGCAGGTCGGTGACCTCGCCGAGTCGCTGCTCAAGCGTGAGGCAGGCATGAAGGACAGCTCACACATCATCCCAGGCCACGGCGGCGTGCTCGATCGATTCGACAGTCTTCTGTTCGTCCTGCCGGTGGCTTTCGTGCTGTTCAATGCGTTGCTCGTCTGGGCGCCTCCGCGATGA
- the accC gene encoding acetyl-CoA carboxylase biotin carboxylase subunit produces MFSKILIANRGEIALRVIRACHEMGIRAVAVYSDADARAPHVRAADEAVRIGAPPSSESYLRGERIIDAAKATGAEAIHPGYGFLSEREWFARAVRDAGLVFVGPPPEAIAAMGSKTAARQLAIEAGVPVVPGTTEALRDANEARDIAERFGYPVLLKAAAGGGGKGMRVVHAEDALASSLEAARREAKAAFGDDAVYVEKYIVGPRHVEIQVLGDTHGNMISLNERECSVQRRHQKMIEEAPSVAVSTELRRRMGDTAVRAARAAGYVNAGTCEFLLDANGDFFFLEMNTRLQVEHPVTELVTGIDLVQWQLRVAAGEKLPFAQEDIVPRGWAMECRITSEDPANGFLPSTGRVRHLHLPAGPGVRWDGGIEVGSEVTLHYDPMLAKLIVWAATRELAIGRMHRALLELTIEGVETSRDFHLRVMEDDEFRRGAIEIQWLERRLPSLLGTQAPEGPARIAAIAAALLADRERGTPRPHTAGPTVSETKPDGWKHVARLDALR; encoded by the coding sequence ATGTTTTCAAAGATTCTCATCGCCAATCGCGGCGAGATCGCGCTCCGCGTCATTCGCGCCTGCCACGAGATGGGCATTCGCGCCGTCGCGGTCTACAGCGACGCGGACGCGCGGGCTCCGCACGTCCGCGCCGCTGACGAAGCCGTTCGCATCGGTGCGCCGCCGTCGTCCGAGAGCTACCTGCGCGGCGAGCGAATCATCGACGCCGCCAAGGCGACCGGCGCCGAAGCGATTCATCCCGGTTACGGCTTCCTCTCCGAGCGCGAATGGTTCGCTCGCGCCGTACGAGACGCTGGCCTCGTTTTCGTTGGCCCGCCACCGGAGGCCATCGCCGCAATGGGAAGTAAGACCGCGGCGCGTCAACTCGCGATCGAGGCTGGCGTCCCCGTCGTTCCCGGAACGACGGAGGCGTTGCGGGACGCGAACGAGGCACGGGACATCGCCGAGCGGTTTGGCTATCCCGTGTTGTTGAAAGCGGCAGCGGGTGGCGGCGGCAAGGGAATGCGCGTCGTTCACGCCGAGGATGCGCTGGCGTCTTCGCTCGAAGCCGCGCGCCGCGAGGCGAAGGCAGCCTTTGGCGACGATGCCGTCTACGTCGAGAAGTACATCGTTGGTCCGCGCCACGTCGAGATCCAGGTTCTCGGCGACACGCACGGCAATATGATTTCACTCAACGAGCGCGAATGTTCAGTGCAGCGGCGCCACCAGAAGATGATCGAGGAAGCACCGAGCGTCGCCGTGAGCACCGAGCTACGACGTCGCATGGGTGACACGGCGGTTCGCGCCGCACGTGCAGCGGGGTACGTCAACGCCGGCACGTGCGAGTTTCTCCTCGATGCGAATGGCGACTTCTTCTTCCTGGAGATGAACACGCGGCTTCAGGTGGAGCATCCCGTGACCGAGCTGGTAACGGGCATCGATCTGGTGCAGTGGCAGCTCCGTGTGGCCGCGGGCGAGAAGCTGCCCTTCGCGCAGGAAGACATCGTGCCTCGCGGATGGGCCATGGAGTGTCGCATAACGAGTGAAGACCCGGCGAACGGTTTTCTGCCTTCGACCGGGCGCGTGCGTCATCTCCATTTGCCGGCGGGGCCCGGAGTGCGGTGGGATGGCGGGATCGAGGTCGGGAGCGAGGTAACGCTCCACTACGATCCGATGCTCGCGAAGCTCATTGTCTGGGCAGCGACGCGAGAGCTTGCCATCGGTCGAATGCATCGAGCGCTCCTCGAACTGACAATCGAAGGCGTAGAAACCTCGCGCGACTTTCACCTGCGCGTGATGGAAGACGACGAGTTTCGTCGCGGCGCGATCGAGATTCAGTGGCTCGAGCGTCGCTTGCCGTCGTTGTTAGGCACACAGGCGCCGGAAGGGCCCGCCAGGATTGCCGCGATCGCTGCCGCGCTTCTCGCCGATCGAGAACGGGGAACTCCGCGCCCGCACACAGCAGGCCCGACGGTCAGCGAGACGAAGCCGGATGGCTGGAAGCATGTGGCACGACTGGACGCTCTCCGATGA
- a CDS encoding acyl-CoA carboxylase subunit beta — translation MREKLEQLERRIAESELGGGADRLKAQHAKGKLSARERLDLLLDDGSFVEFDRFVLHRSDDFGLAEQRTYGDGVVTGYGRIDGRLVYVFSQDFTVFGGSLSETFAEKICKIMDLAVRNGAPVIGLNDSGGARIQEGVLSLAGYADIFLRNTLASGVVPQISAVLGPCAGGAVYSPAITDFTYMVRGSSYMFVTGPNVVKTVTHEDVTMEHLGGADTHARTSGVAHFAFDSEPACLQAIRDLFRFIPSNNIDDPPRGKGTDPRDRRDEQLLDVVPDNPNKPYDMHEVIKRVVDDQGFYEVQCDYGANIVCGFAHLGGFSVGIVANQPAVLAGVLDINASLKAARFIRFCDAFNLPIVTFEDVPGFLPGVSQEHGGIIKHGAKLLYAYCEATVPKLTVITRKAYGGAYDVMSSKHIRGDYNVAWPTAEIAVMGPKGAVEILFRKEIADSGDGERATEAKIDEYRQKFAHPYVAASRGFLDDIIDPRDTRPRLIDALETLQTKRDRNPPKKHGNIPL, via the coding sequence TCGCTTCGTTCTGCACCGCTCGGACGACTTCGGTCTCGCCGAGCAGAGAACCTACGGTGACGGGGTCGTGACGGGCTATGGCCGCATCGATGGCCGTCTCGTGTACGTCTTCTCGCAAGATTTCACGGTATTCGGCGGCTCGCTCTCCGAGACGTTCGCGGAGAAGATCTGCAAGATCATGGATCTCGCCGTGCGCAACGGCGCGCCGGTAATCGGGCTCAATGACTCCGGTGGCGCACGCATTCAGGAGGGCGTGCTGTCGCTGGCCGGCTACGCCGATATTTTCTTGCGGAACACGCTCGCGTCCGGAGTCGTACCACAAATCTCGGCAGTTCTCGGCCCGTGTGCCGGTGGCGCTGTCTACTCCCCGGCAATCACGGACTTCACGTACATGGTGCGCGGCAGCTCGTACATGTTCGTCACCGGACCTAACGTGGTGAAGACGGTGACGCACGAGGACGTGACGATGGAGCACCTGGGCGGTGCCGACACGCACGCCAGGACGTCCGGCGTCGCGCACTTCGCGTTCGATTCCGAGCCGGCGTGTCTCCAGGCCATTCGCGATCTGTTTCGCTTCATTCCGTCGAACAACATCGACGATCCGCCACGCGGCAAGGGGACCGATCCGCGCGATCGGCGTGATGAGCAATTGCTCGACGTGGTGCCGGACAATCCCAATAAGCCATACGACATGCACGAGGTCATCAAACGGGTCGTCGATGACCAGGGCTTCTACGAGGTGCAGTGCGACTACGGCGCAAACATAGTCTGCGGCTTCGCTCACTTGGGTGGATTCAGCGTTGGGATCGTGGCGAATCAGCCGGCTGTGCTTGCCGGCGTGCTCGATATCAATGCGTCGCTCAAGGCGGCGCGCTTTATTCGCTTTTGCGACGCCTTCAACCTCCCGATCGTTACGTTCGAGGACGTACCGGGATTCCTGCCTGGCGTCTCACAAGAGCACGGGGGCATCATCAAGCACGGTGCGAAGCTGCTCTACGCCTATTGCGAAGCGACGGTGCCGAAGTTGACGGTCATCACTCGTAAGGCATATGGCGGTGCGTACGACGTCATGTCGTCGAAGCACATCCGCGGCGACTACAACGTCGCCTGGCCGACGGCGGAGATCGCGGTCATGGGTCCAAAGGGCGCCGTGGAGATTCTCTTCCGGAAGGAGATCGCCGACAGCGGCGATGGCGAACGCGCGACCGAAGCGAAGATCGATGAGTATCGTCAGAAATTCGCCCACCCGTACGTCGCGGCGAGTCGGGGTTTTCTCGACGACATCATCGATCCCCGCGATACGCGTCCGCGACTCATCGACGCGCTCGAGACCCTGCAAACCAAGCGGGATAGGAATCCGCCGAAGAAGCACGGCAACATTCCCTTGTAA
- a CDS encoding acetyl-CoA carboxylase biotin carboxyl carrier protein subunit translates to MKYTVTVNGSEIVVHLDGENAQVGETSVHARLADGDAGPERILMIGDAVHRVAVRPGETRGRYTLWVDGFRFDVEALDERSRAIRELSAATMAPKGPAPLVAPMPGMIVRVNVNAGEVVKPGQGLVVMEAMKMENELRATTAGAVRRVLVTPGTAVEKGALLLEME, encoded by the coding sequence ATGAAGTACACGGTCACCGTGAATGGTTCCGAGATCGTCGTCCATCTCGACGGCGAGAACGCACAGGTCGGCGAGACCTCTGTTCATGCCCGCCTCGCCGATGGCGACGCCGGTCCGGAGCGCATTCTCATGATCGGCGACGCGGTGCATCGTGTCGCCGTGCGCCCGGGTGAAACGCGGGGACGATACACGCTGTGGGTCGACGGCTTCCGGTTCGATGTCGAGGCGCTCGACGAGCGATCACGGGCGATACGCGAGCTATCCGCGGCCACGATGGCGCCGAAAGGGCCAGCGCCGCTGGTCGCGCCGATGCCCGGAATGATCGTGCGCGTGAACGTGAACGCCGGTGAGGTCGTGAAGCCGGGGCAGGGCCTCGTCGTGATGGAGGCGATGAAGATGGAAAACGAGCTTCGCGCGACGACGGCGGGTGCCGTTAGGCGCGTTCTCGTAACACCCGGGACGGCGGTCGAGAAAGGCGCACTCTTACTCGAGATGGAGTGA
- the pyrH gene encoding UMP kinase, giving the protein MRHDTDPTGVERLSDLRYPSVLLKLSGEALAGEKGFAWDFAILERLAGEVASVVEAGASVGLVIGGGNLVRGRLLSESEKVERVTGDYMGMLATVINALAVQDVLERKGLTTRVMTAIRMEEVAEPYIRRRALRHLEKGRIVIFAAGTGNPYFSTDTAAVLRAIQMKANVIIKATSVDGVYSADPKRDPNATLYEEISFRNVMLENLGVIDQTAITLCSENQLPLIVLNIHQPGAFVKAVRGERVGTLVR; this is encoded by the coding sequence ATGAGGCACGACACGGATCCGACAGGCGTCGAGCGCCTGTCGGATCTCCGATATCCAAGCGTTCTACTCAAGCTCTCCGGCGAGGCGCTCGCCGGAGAGAAAGGATTCGCGTGGGACTTCGCGATCCTCGAGCGGCTTGCAGGCGAGGTTGCTTCCGTCGTCGAAGCGGGTGCGTCTGTCGGATTGGTGATCGGTGGCGGAAATCTGGTGCGGGGCCGGTTGCTCTCGGAGTCCGAGAAAGTCGAGCGCGTGACTGGCGACTACATGGGCATGCTCGCGACGGTGATCAATGCGCTCGCCGTGCAGGACGTACTCGAGCGCAAGGGCCTGACGACGCGCGTCATGACGGCCATCAGGATGGAAGAGGTGGCGGAGCCGTACATACGCCGGCGAGCGCTTCGGCATCTCGAGAAGGGACGGATCGTCATTTTTGCCGCGGGAACGGGGAATCCGTACTTTTCCACGGACACTGCCGCGGTGCTGCGCGCCATCCAGATGAAAGCAAACGTCATCATCAAGGCGACGAGCGTCGACGGCGTCTACTCCGCCGATCCGAAACGCGATCCCAACGCGACGCTATATGAGGAGATCAGCTTCCGCAACGTGATGCTCGAGAATCTGGGTGTGATCGATCAGACGGCGATCACGCTCTGTAGTGAGAACCAGCTGCCGCTGATCGTTCTCAACATCCACCAGCCAGGCGCGTTTGTGAAAGCCGTTCGAGGCGAGCGCGTTGGCACTCTGGTTCGATGA
- the rpsB gene encoding 30S ribosomal protein S2: MPDMQPTVEQLLAAGVHFGHQTRRWNPKMRRFIFAERNGIHIIDLQKTLRQIEIAQKLARDVIMRGDNVLFVCTKPQLAQIVRSEAERSGAMFITERWLGGLLTNFTTVKKQIRRMKDLEAGTEAGGEFENYTKKEQLMLNRESEKLKKYLHGIRSMTRLPGLLFIVDSKKERIAVNEANKLTIPIVAIADTNADPDLITVPIAGNDDAIRSVELITKAIADAIVEARQSAPVREEVEEGEGQTTYSSDRGSEPAEEGERRRRRRPRRRRAKPEAIAARLKAPGEGESVEGGGEAGDVAEEVE, encoded by the coding sequence ATGCCTGATATGCAGCCCACGGTCGAACAGCTCCTCGCGGCGGGCGTCCACTTCGGACACCAGACGCGGCGCTGGAATCCCAAGATGCGCCGGTTCATCTTCGCCGAGCGCAACGGGATTCACATCATCGACCTGCAGAAGACCCTCCGGCAGATCGAGATCGCGCAGAAGTTGGCGCGTGATGTCATCATGCGCGGTGATAACGTGCTCTTCGTGTGTACGAAGCCCCAGCTCGCGCAGATCGTCCGCTCCGAGGCCGAGCGCTCCGGCGCGATGTTCATCACCGAGCGCTGGCTCGGCGGTCTCCTCACGAACTTCACGACGGTAAAAAAGCAGATCCGTCGCATGAAGGACCTCGAAGCAGGCACCGAGGCCGGCGGCGAGTTCGAGAACTACACGAAAAAAGAGCAGCTGATGCTCAATCGTGAGTCGGAGAAGCTCAAGAAGTACTTGCACGGCATCCGTTCGATGACGCGTCTGCCCGGTCTGCTCTTCATCGTCGACTCGAAGAAGGAGCGCATCGCCGTCAACGAAGCGAACAAGCTCACTATTCCGATCGTCGCCATTGCCGACACGAATGCGGATCCGGATTTGATTACGGTTCCCATCGCTGGTAACGACGACGCGATTCGCTCGGTGGAGTTGATCACCAAGGCGATTGCCGATGCGATTGTCGAGGCGCGCCAGTCGGCGCCCGTCCGTGAAGAGGTCGAGGAAGGGGAGGGACAGACCACCTATAGCTCGGATCGCGGCAGCGAGCCTGCCGAGGAAGGCGAGCGGCGACGTCGCCGCCGGCCACGGCGTCGCCGCGCCAAGCCAGAGGCGATTGCGGCGCGCCTCAAGGCTCCGGGCGAGGGCGAGAGTGTCGAGGGCGGTGGGGAAGCGGGTGACGTAGCGGAGGAAGTCGAGTAA
- the frr gene encoding ribosome recycling factor produces MMTIQQIIKDMRGAMDKGIESTRREFTSIRSGKATPNMLDTVRVDMYGTSMALNQVAQVSAPESRILIVTPFDKSQAKAIEKAIRESDLGLDPSAQGAIIRVPLPSMNEQRRKELVKVVHKLAEEGKIAVRHARTHAREGLKKLEGVSEDDVKHAEKELQKIHDDYIHKIDDLIKAKEAEIMEV; encoded by the coding sequence ATGATGACTATTCAGCAGATTATCAAAGACATGCGTGGCGCGATGGACAAAGGCATCGAGAGCACGCGCCGGGAGTTCACCTCGATTCGTTCCGGCAAGGCGACGCCGAATATGCTCGACACCGTACGCGTCGACATGTACGGCACGTCGATGGCGCTCAACCAGGTTGCGCAGGTATCCGCGCCCGAATCGCGCATTCTGATCGTCACGCCATTCGATAAATCACAGGCAAAGGCCATCGAGAAGGCGATCCGCGAGTCTGACCTCGGCCTGGATCCATCGGCACAGGGAGCAATAATCCGCGTACCACTGCCGTCGATGAATGAGCAGCGGCGCAAGGAGCTTGTCAAAGTGGTCCACAAGCTCGCCGAGGAAGGAAAGATTGCCGTTAGGCACGCGCGTACGCACGCCCGCGAAGGGCTGAAGAAGTTGGAGGGCGTCTCCGAAGACGACGTCAAGCACGCCGAGAAGGAGCTGCAGAAGATCCACGACGATTACATCCACAAGATCGACGACTTGATCAAGGCCAAAGAGGCCGAGATCATGGAAGTCTGA
- the rpsI gene encoding 30S ribosomal protein S9: MADTVHAIGRRKEAVCRVYVKPGSGKWDVNGRTLGDYFPRPALVTAIQQPFTATDMLGRYDVKANVEGGGSTGQAGALRLAVARALVQVDEAHRRKLRDLGLLTRDARAVERKKPGRPKARKRFQFSKR, translated from the coding sequence ATGGCCGATACCGTTCATGCAATCGGACGCCGCAAGGAAGCGGTGTGCCGTGTGTACGTAAAGCCGGGCTCCGGCAAGTGGGACGTCAACGGTCGCACGCTGGGCGATTATTTCCCGCGCCCCGCGTTGGTCACGGCCATTCAGCAGCCATTCACCGCCACCGACATGCTTGGCCGCTACGACGTGAAGGCCAACGTCGAGGGCGGCGGTTCCACTGGCCAGGCGGGCGCGCTGCGGCTCGCCGTCGCGCGGGCGCTGGTGCAGGTCGATGAGGCGCATCGTCGCAAGTTGCGCGATCTCGGACTTCTCACTCGTGATGCGCGCGCCGTCGAGCGCAAGAAGCCGGGTCGTCCGAAGGCTCGTAAGCGATTCCAGTTCAGCAAGAGATAA
- the tsf gene encoding translation elongation factor Ts, producing the protein MTTMVSPKDVKELRDRTGAGMMDCKKALEETGGDIDKAVEHLRKTGAAKAEKRAGRTASEGVIGHYLHHNGKIAVLVELNCETDFVARNEEFQQVAKYVAEHIAAAAPIAVDKEQIPGEKVEQERRIFTEQVKQSGKPANMIDKIVDGKIEAYYKDVALMHQAWVRDPKRTIGDLVKELSAKTGENVQVRRFVRYQLGEA; encoded by the coding sequence ATGACGACGATGGTAAGTCCCAAGGATGTGAAAGAGCTGCGCGACCGTACCGGCGCGGGCATGATGGATTGCAAGAAAGCGCTCGAGGAGACCGGCGGCGACATCGACAAGGCGGTCGAGCATCTGCGCAAGACGGGGGCGGCGAAAGCCGAGAAGCGCGCCGGCCGCACTGCGAGCGAAGGCGTGATCGGGCATTACTTGCACCACAACGGCAAGATCGCGGTACTCGTCGAGCTCAATTGCGAGACCGATTTCGTGGCGCGCAACGAGGAGTTCCAGCAGGTCGCGAAGTATGTCGCCGAGCACATCGCCGCCGCGGCGCCGATCGCTGTGGACAAGGAACAAATCCCGGGCGAGAAAGTCGAACAAGAACGCCGGATTTTCACCGAGCAGGTGAAACAGAGCGGCAAGCCGGCGAACATGATCGACAAGATCGTCGACGGGAAAATCGAGGCGTATTACAAGGACGTAGCACTCATGCACCAAGCGTGGGTGCGGGATCCCAAGAGAACCATCGGTGATCTCGTGAAGGAATTGTCTGCCAAGACTGGTGAGAACGTGCAGGTTCGACGCTTCGTTAGGTATCAACTCGGCGAGGCCTGA
- the rseP gene encoding RIP metalloprotease RseP translates to MLAILSPILVFGLVIFVHELGHFIAAKAVGVYAPRFSIGFGPSLFRKRWGETEYIVAALPLGGYVRMASRLDEDAAFLEGGGETTPRLENPDFDPNAMIPFGPLPIPENRLFESKPLPARLLILIAGVTMNVLLTFVIGVGLALHFGRPVTTTRVIGLVRPLPNAPALAQLHPGDTLIAVNGKTVRTWEDAQREISRSTSTVVLRTTRTTISIPLGGPNGPTTTDLLSSIDVQWPPVLDTVVEGGRAQIAGLQSGDSVTAIDGNPISTWGELVGIVSKAADHPLRFTVVRHGQSQDVSVTPKPTADTLGGGIQIVGRIGAAHPLSNQREPLGLGDAVVAGGRTTAFMASMIVDIVKGLLTRRISVGQLSGPVGITKMSVEAARSGLENLLGLIALLSVNVAILNMLPIPILDGGQILINVLESAKGKPFSLRTREYILRFGLLAIALLFVVVMYNDTHSWFAWIANWLGSLRG, encoded by the coding sequence ATGTTAGCGATACTGTCACCAATCCTGGTCTTTGGGCTCGTGATCTTCGTGCATGAGCTTGGACACTTCATCGCCGCGAAAGCAGTCGGCGTGTACGCGCCGCGCTTCTCGATCGGCTTCGGGCCATCGCTCTTTCGCAAGCGCTGGGGCGAGACCGAGTACATCGTTGCCGCGCTCCCGCTCGGCGGTTATGTGCGTATGGCCTCGCGCCTCGATGAAGACGCGGCCTTTCTCGAGGGGGGCGGCGAGACGACGCCAAGACTGGAGAATCCGGATTTCGATCCGAATGCGATGATTCCATTCGGTCCGCTGCCGATACCGGAAAATCGTCTCTTCGAGAGCAAGCCGTTGCCGGCGCGCCTGTTGATTCTCATTGCCGGCGTCACCATGAACGTGCTGCTGACGTTCGTGATCGGCGTCGGCTTGGCACTTCACTTCGGGCGCCCCGTCACGACGACGCGCGTCATTGGGCTGGTTCGTCCGCTGCCTAACGCTCCGGCGCTTGCGCAGCTGCATCCGGGCGACACGCTGATTGCAGTGAATGGCAAAACGGTGCGGACCTGGGAGGATGCGCAGAGGGAGATCAGTCGAAGCACGTCGACGGTGGTTTTGCGCACCACGCGGACGACGATCAGCATCCCGCTCGGCGGGCCGAATGGGCCAACGACGACCGATTTATTGAGCTCGATCGACGTGCAATGGCCGCCCGTGCTGGACACGGTCGTCGAAGGCGGACGTGCCCAGATTGCTGGCCTTCAGAGCGGCGACAGCGTGACCGCCATCGACGGAAATCCCATCTCGACATGGGGCGAGCTCGTCGGAATCGTCTCCAAGGCAGCTGATCACCCTCTTCGCTTCACGGTCGTTCGGCACGGTCAATCGCAGGACGTTTCGGTGACGCCCAAACCGACGGCCGACACCCTCGGTGGAGGTATCCAAATCGTCGGCAGGATTGGCGCAGCTCACCCGCTCTCGAATCAGCGGGAGCCGCTGGGCCTCGGTGACGCTGTTGTCGCTGGTGGCCGGACAACCGCGTTCATGGCCAGTATGATCGTCGACATTGTGAAGGGGTTGCTCACACGGCGCATCTCGGTGGGGCAGCTCAGCGGGCCGGTTGGCATCACCAAAATGTCGGTGGAGGCCGCGCGCAGCGGACTCGAGAATCTACTCGGCCTCATCGCGCTGCTCAGCGTCAACGTCGCAATCCTGAACATGCTTCCAATCCCGATTCTGGACGGCGGCCAGATCCTGATCAACGTACTCGAGTCGGCGAAGGGTAAGCCCTTCAGCCTTCGCACACGCGAGTACATCCTGCGCTTCGGCCTTCTTGCAATCGCGCTGCTGTTCGTCGTCGTGATGTACAATGACACGCACAGCTGGTTCGCGTGGATTGCCAACTGGCTCGGAAGCCTAAGGGGCTAG